A window of Cynocephalus volans isolate mCynVol1 chromosome 3, mCynVol1.pri, whole genome shotgun sequence genomic DNA:
AACAAATAACTTTTTTGAAGCTTTTCATTACGGAAAAGTTCAAACCTATACAAAGGTAGAATAGCACAATGAACCACCACATACACATCACCTAGATTCAATAATGGCAAATCCCACTTCTGTACACCACCAATTTCACCACTTCCTGTATTacattattttgaagtaaatcctGAACATCACATTacttcatttgtaaatattttaaaagttatttctaaAAGGTCTCTTTACTTGGggtgcttttcttatttcaagtTCAGCCTTGATGCTTTGCTTTGCCTTCAAAGGGATTTTACGCCTAGTTTTAATTCTCCATAAAAGCAACTGTAATTgatataaattttgtttcttatgttcttttaatttaaaaatttttttaaaattatttatttatttgtttggtggctggctggtatgagggtctgaacccttgatcttggtgttaccatatttaaaaattttaattgacataataattgtacatatttattggatACTGTGTGATATAGcgatacatgtacacaatgtatgatgttcaaatcaggttAATCAACacatccattacctcaaacatttatcatttctttgtgttgggaacattcaaaatcctctcttctaggtAATTGAAAGTATACTATATACTGTATAGCATAATAATAGAATATActatattattgttaattataatcaCCCTAcagtactatagaacactagatcttattctttctatctagctgaattttatatccattaaccaacctcgtgatatccctcctccccccacccttcccagcctctggtaacaaccattctactctctacctctactcaatcaactttcttagcttccacatacgagcaagaacatgcagtatttctctttctgttcctggcttatttcacttaacatttcctccagtctcatccatgttgctgcacatgacgggatttcattcttttttatagctgaatagtattccattgtgtatatccaccacattttctttatccagtcatctgttgatggacacttaggtcgattccataccttggctattgtggtGCTGCAATAAAGATGGGactgcaaatatctcttcaatatactcatttacttttttttggtttttggtttttggtagctggccagtatggggatttgaacccttgaccttggtgttataacactgcactctgaccaactgagctaaccagttagccttcctttcctttggatatacacctagTAGTGGtattgctgaatcatatagtagttctatttttcgttttttgaggaacttccatactgtttttcataatggctgtactaatttatattcccaccaacaatgtataagagttcccctttctctgcatcctcaccaaaaGGCctctttaaaaacacacaaacagtATTAttgtaactaaaaaaaaattaataaaaaccaaacaaaattaaaatttttaaaagattaacaaTAAGCTATTATATCATCAAATATTCactataaaactttcagaagaaaatagaTGATAcagtttaaatgtgtcccctgaaattttatgtattggaaacttgatccccattgtaagaacgttaagagggtgggaaatccaattatcgtacttgaaaggtggggcctttaagcagtgattagattgtgaggactttgaatggattgatccattcgtggaaTAATAGTTGTGATTCTGATGGGTTTACaaggagagggagtgagaaaGTTAGTTCTCTCTTGATTAGCCCATTCTTTCCCCATGTGATACTCCactcaccatgggaccctgtagagcattcccaccaagaaggtcctaccagatgtgttccctggactttggacttcccagcctccaaaattgtaagaaataaatttcatttctttataaatcattcaGTTTTAGgaattctgttttaagcaacagaaacagactaacataaTAGGACAAAATCTTTGGGACCTAGAGTttacaccaaaagcatgatctataaaagaaaaaaactgataagcaggacttcatcaaaatttaaaacttttgctctgcaaaagaccctgttaagaggatgaaaaggtaatcaacagattgggagaaaatacttgcaactACATATCTGACAATGGACTCATacctagaatatgtaaagaaatctCAACACAAACAAGCCActtagaaaatggacaaagaacaaacatttctttaaagatatacagatggcaaataagcacataaaagatgttcaacaccatTAATCACTGCATTGTTCAAACACCATTGACttagggaaatgcacattaaaaccacaatgagatatcactacacccctatcagaatggctaaaataaaaaaagtgataacaccaaatgctggtgaggatgagaagAAACTGGATCATTCCTatcttgctggtgggaatgtaaaatagtacagtcaCTCTGGAAAAGAGTAgggcaatttctttaaaaactgaacTTGCACTTGCTACATGACTCAGCAGTTGCATTCTTGGGCACTTATCCCAGAGACATTCGTATGAAAACCCATACagcaatgttcatagcagctttatctaTAATAGCCCCCAAATGGAAACAGCCCATATCCTTCAGCAGGGGAATGGTTAAACAAAGTGTGAtgcatccataccatggaatgctgctcaacatttttaaaaacccactagCAACACAGGCAACACCTTAGATGGATCTCAAGGACATGCTGTgtgaaaaaaagccaatctcaaaaggttacatactgtatgattccacttatataacacactcaaaatgacaaaattatagtgaTGGAatacagattagtggttgccaagggttaggAAGGGTGGAGAGGAAGGGTAGAGAGGTAAGGTGGGAAGGTAGGCTGTGAATATAAAAGGGATATCTTTGTGGCAACGGAACATTTTTATATAGTGATTGAGATGATGATTACCccaatttacatatattaaattgCACAGAACTACACACATATAAATGAGTGCGTGTAAAATTGATAAAATCTGAATGAGGTGTATAGATTGTGCCAATATCAATTTCCTGgctttgatattgtactatagttatcTAAGATGTTAACATTGGGGTAAAGGGGATGAAGGGTACATGGGACCTCTACACTAGTTTCGCAATTTCCTATGCATCtatacttatttcaaaataaaaagtacccTACTTTCTTCCCTTAAGAAAAGCTTCTCAAAAGAACTGTCTACATACTCCACAGCGAATTGCAAACGCTATTACTAGTATACCACTCTAATCACCTTCCAATCCACTAACACACTAGCAGCCCGAGTCAACTTTTGAAATATCAATAGTTAATCACTCTCCACTTCTTAaagccctttatttatttatttatttatttatttatttttatttttttttttttttgtctttttcgtgaccggcactcaaccagtgagtgcaccggccattcccatataggatccgaacccgcggcgggagccccTTAAAGCCCTTTAAATAGCTTCCTATggcttagaataaaattcaacgcatagttaaaataaaataaaaacagtgctgTAATGTAGCCCCTATGTGGTGTCATTCCACACCATCTGTCTTCCACCAAGCTCCAGTCACACTCACATTGCCCTCCTCAAAATAGCCAAAACCTTCCCAGCCTTGGAGCCTCCGTACAAACCGTTCTCTctgcagagaggagaggaagacaATGGTTTCAAATGCGACCTCCAAACTTCAAATCACAGGGTTCTGAATCCTGCAAGCTTTGATTAGCAACTGAGCTGCTTCTCACAGGAGCAACTCCAGGCAGTATGTGCCACGACCTGACTGACTAAAGACCGGATCCAGATCTTCCAAGCAACACCAGAGACGGCAGCTAATAAACAGCATATTTGATTACTTACAGCGTGCTAGGTCCTTTTATCCTCAAACGACCACCTACGAGAGAGCCTAAGATCCTATTCACAACGGAGCCTTTAAGGAGGTTAAGTAACCCTCCCAGAATAGAAAGTGGAGTAGCTGTATTCAACGCCAGACGTGCTCTTGACCTTTACTCAACCACTGCCTTTCCTCCAGCCCACAAATACAACGAATAAACCCTGCAGGTTAGCAGCTCCTGGGAACTGAGGGTGGAGCTCCATAGCATCTCGACCTTCTCTCATGCTCGGGACACGAAAGCACGAGCAGGGGCATAGCTCCAGCTCAAGGCACCTGTGCGGGAAGGAGCAGCGCAGGTGGCGGGGGCGGGCCAGCCGCCACTCACCTGGTGCTGGCGCTGCGGCCACCCCCGCACTGCGGCCGGGGCCTCCCTAACGCCGGCCCGCACATCCAGGGGAAGCCCCCGGGGAAACCCCAGCGGGCCCGTCCGCAGGCACCCCCCAGGTAGCGCAGCGCCGGCACCATCGCCTGCGCCCCCGTCCCTATCTCAGTCCCCACAGGTGGCCACTCGAGCCTGACACTGCCCGGGTCCAGGCGCTCTCTAGCCCCGCCCCTAAGTAGGGGCCAATGAGACGCAGGCCTTCGCCCCACGTGGGAGCGGCCGCGGGTGGCCAATGGACGCACGCGGCGGAGGGCAAAGGTCATGTCGGCGCGCCGTAGACGCGGTCACGCTCGCTCGCTCCCTCCACCGACGCCGTGAGTAGAGGAGCTAGGCCCCGAGCGGGGCGGGACTAGGGTGGTGGTTAAGCTCCgatctctcctttctcccttttcccaACGCTGGGCGGACTGAAAACCTGGCCGGCCGAGTCGCGTATATTCGACCTTCTCCACCGAGCGGACTTGGGGCAGCAGGAGAATGTCAGGGCGTGATTATGGTGAAAATTCTCGTTTGGGCGGGCTCAGCGGCTTCCCTGCTCCCGCTCGGCCCCGCCCCCGCTCGGCCCCGCCCCCCGCTCGGCCCCGCCCGCAGCCTGCTGGAGGCCCATTGCTGGGCACCGGAGGTCTCCACCTCGGCTCCCACCTAGCCGAGTGTCCACTAAAGGCGCGCTCCTTGTCCGATCCTAGCCCTCGCTTCGGACGGAGCTCTTTGTCACTGCCATGCCTGATAGCCCGCAGTCTTCTGGACTTCTTTTTGTGAGGCTCCCGGTGGtgtcattcattcagtcattgaTTCGTCTTGTGAATATCAAGTGTCTACTTTATGCCGTACCGGGCACTGGATACGGGATGAACCACATAGCTCGGTCTCTGCCATCATTTTGCAATCTGTACCGTTTTCTTAAATATTGGACCGAGATACAGTTTTAAATATACTGTGTGGGCCTGAGAACAGCGAATCACCTGTGCAGGTCACTTCACCCCGTTTCTTTATTGGGGGGGATAGATAGGCTATGTAATCTCTAAAAGGATCCTCTAACTCTGTAAAAGTATGTGATTTTCTGTCACTGTGAGAATTTAACACTCTTCTATGCTTCATGGCGGGTTTTAATTTTTAGGGTCAGGACAGCTGAacagaacagaataaaataatataactttATTGTTGGAAGGCTTTACTTGCCAGTTTCAATCTTGGTTCCAGTCTTTAGTCAGGTGGCTCCGGGAAGTCATTTCACCTCTTTGCCTCAGACCCTCCTCTGTGAACTAGGAATAATAACAGTGTCACCCTCATAATATCTTTGAGCGGATTACATGAAATAAGGCTCATTAAGTGATCACCACAGTGAAGCGTTCAGTAAAGGACGGCTTTCTGTTATGTTAAAATGGTTTTACCTCCAGAACAGTAGtacttattttgctttatttgtgAAAACAACGTAGAATATTGCCTGCTTATTCCCttacaaatgaaaatgagatggttattttttaaattccgtttttattttgagataattgtagctTTCCATACagctgtaagaaataatagagatcCTGTATACTCTTTACTCAATCTCCCCCAATGATAATATGTTGCAAAACTATATAATGCAACATCACAACCAGGTAATTGACATTGACACAATCCATTGGTCTTACCcagatttccccagttttatgtttctctgtgtgtatttaattctatataatttttatcacCTGTGTAGATTCTTGTATCTGCCACTACAGTCAAGATACAGCACAGTTCCATCACCAGGAGGATCTCTCAGGTTGCCCTTTTATAACCACACTTCTCTCTTGTAGCCCCTCCCTCcaatcttttctccctttctaaaattttgtcatttcaggaatgctatataaatgtaattatatgGAATGTAACTTGAGATTGGCTTTTTCCACTCAGCTTAATCCCTTGAGATCCATCTACATTGTTGCATGtgtcaatagttcattccttttcattacCGAGTAACATTTCATAATATGGATCACCACAGTATGTTTAATCGTCCACCCGTTGAAGGATCTATgagtttgtttccagtttttagctattatgaataaaggtgTTATGAACATTAGTGTATAGTTTTTTGTGTGaacctgtttttgcttttctagggTAAGTGCCCAAGAGtccaattgctgggtcacatggtaagcACATGTTTAATTTTGTAGGAAACTGCCAATCTgcttttcaaagtggctgtaccattttatgttcccatcAGCAATGTTTGAATGATCCCATTTCTCCTCGTtgtcaccagcatttggtggtgttactattttttattttaaccattctgatATGTATATAGTGGAGATGGTTATTTTTTTAGTTTGCACAGGATATAGTTATATACTTCAAAGGACTGTGATCAGACTTTTGTGGGCCAGCTCAGCCCATAGTCTTGATTTTGAGCTATGTGTTTCTTAGTTTAACATGGGTAAAAGAACTCAGAATAcatgtctctttttataaaattttctctgcTTAACTTCCCCTTCACTGCCAGGTTTGACTGTACAGTAGTTTGTTTCAATTAAGTAATTTCAAATCAAAAGCTTACCTTGCATTCATACACCCTGTAATACCTGTGAGTAGAGATATTTATTTGTATTCCTGACACCACCCTCCTTCGTAGAGAATTTGTGTTCACCTTCTCCCATCTAGGTCAAAAACTGAGAAGTTAGTTCAATGAGTGCCATGTGATATTGGCCTAGAAATGGCTTTGGGGATATTTGCTTGTAATTCCTAATGAGTTGCTCTGTTGGTCTGTTTCCCTACATTCTATACATCTCAGGAATAAGAACTGGGATCAATAATGGATAATTTACAGTGGGATAGGGTTGTAATTTGGGGGAAACTCCCCAATTCTGATGCcaccccatccctctctccaCACATTACCCACACTTAAGAATTAGTTCACaagttttcagtctttttgacCACCAAATCAGCCATCACTTTGAATAGCCCACTAAGtaattgcattatttatttacctatttgttctggtttttggtggctggctggtatgggggtctgaacccttgaccttggtgttattacactgctctaaccgactgagctaactggccaacccagtAACtgcatttaatttgtaaaatgagaactacttttttaaaaaaacttaaccGTTTTTAGGCAAATGGGGAAACTCCTAATCAACTTTACTCAGAAAACACTTTGTTTATATAATCCTATTTTGAGTAACACATTGGAGGTCTGGCCTTCTCCAAGTTACAAACATAATTGCAACTTTTAGAAACACTGTTACAAACTTATGGCTCTAAGACATGGTCTGATagtaaaaagtttgtttttgtttttttcatagtttgagtTCTGGGATTATTTGTGGCAACAGTAATTTAGTAGTGgttattttttaacttgtttttaaCTGGTTTCTTTCAATTTATTAGAGCTAAATTCACTTACGCACCACTAGATGTCTCCTCTCTCTCTATAGAAAGCATTCCCAGAAATAGCTGCTGGGATTTAAGGAGGAATAATTCCCAAAATCAATTAGCAAAGTTGCAGTTGAGAATGCAAAAACCCAccaatttgtttttacttttattgccaaatataaaattaatttttatgtttaaattagtTATAGTATCCAGTGTTTTTGGAGATCACAGCTAAAGTAAATTTGGCCTTCTCTTTAAGCTTAATTATAAGGTGGGCCAAAATGAATCAAGTGAAAGTACTCCATTTTCAAAGACCACTCTAATATACCTGCTTAATTACAGTTTCTCTGGTTTTACCTTTCTCCATAGAAATATGGCAACCATTGAAGACTATtaattaacaagtatttattaaacttGCATTATGctgagaaaaatggaaatgaataagATGTGATCCTTGCTCTTCCTTTTGCTCTGcatactttatttccttcttcttcaCTGGAAACTTGTAATCATTATTTAAGACCCTCCTCAAAAGATACTTGGAGTGTGAAGTCTTCCCCTCACTCCGTTCTCTAGGCTCTTGTGGCACTTGTTCCCACCATCTATTAAGACATCATGTTGGCTGATACTTATCTGTTTATATGTCATCTTCTTCATTAGAGTATACATTCTATGAGGACAGGAACCATGTCTTTCTGTGCATGtcttattctctctcctttttttaatatttatttggcttaccttttttttttgcactaaAGACAGCAGACATTCAGTAAACATTAattgtgtgaatgaatgaatgattggatgGACATTGCATATCGGTAAGACCTTGAGGGTGAGTAAGGTTTCCACAAACAGGAttggtgggtggtggtggggttaAGAGAGGGAACAGCCTGAGTAGAAGCTGGAAAAGCCCAGATTTGTAAATGAGATTGGCAACCAATGGAGCTGTTGGAAGTGAGGACAGGTGAGGAGAGCTTTAACAAAAAGCTGGAAAGTGTTGAGAACAtgagaggagagagcagagggaaaAGTTTGCAGTAAGAAGACAGAGTGATGGTGGAAAAGAGATGAAGAGGGTAGTAGGTGATCCCAGGGTTCTGTCCTCAGGCCTACTCTCTCCCGGTTCCACAACCTCAACATCCTCAGTCACTTCCTCAGCTCTACGGTGGTTCCCACTCAGACATCTTTCTagtactctttttttctcttgagttcTAGAGCCTTCTGATGACTGAGGAAAGGGTCCTAGACTGGTAGGAGCCAGAACTAGGTTCAAGTTTCAGCACTGCCACTAATTAGCCATGAAACATTGAGCAAGTCCTTTTAAACACATGCGTTTATTAATACCCCACCTTGTTCCAGAAAGGATTTAGGGTGTTGGCAGTTTATTTAATATcagggcttcagtttcctcatctctaaatctGAAGTTTGGTCTAGGTGATCTAagttccttccagctctaacatATTGTGACTCTGATTCCAGTGATTTGTTGGTCATTTCAACCTACAAGTCTTGCCAGTGCTTCATATTTAGAATAtgaagaactgaaagagaaaaaagaaaaacaaaaaacaaaactaaacccaCAGCCCTGTCCTCTtgatattgatttctttttctttctttttttctttcttttttttttttttttttttggtcggcTGGCCATACGGAGGTGTtggaacccttgatcttggtgttctGATGTTGATTTCTGTTAATGGCATCACCCTCCTACCAGTGACCCAGGACCAAAACTTAGTGTCATCTTAACTCCTCTAGCCTTTGCCCCTACATCTCACTTACTGAGCCATATGGAATGTAACACTGTCATGTCATTCCCCTTTCCTTTGGCTTCATGTAGTTGAAGCTCTTGTTGGCTGTCTGTCCCATTTCATTGACCCTCTATCTTGATGCTACTGTCTCATTAAATTTCCTGAAGCACAGCTCTAACAATGCCAGTGCTCTGTTCCAAAACCCCGGTTACTCCCAACTGCTTGCAGAATACAGCCCAAATTCGCTAGCTGAGCATGAAAGACCCTTCCTGTCCTGACTGTACAAATTGTCTGCCTCTCCTTCTCATGACTCCCATGTGCTAACGAAACTGAATCACATCATGCCTTGAATGTTCCTGCCTCAGCTAATAACCTGCCATAACTTTTCCTAGTACTTTTTTGTCTGTTGAAATCCTCTCTGTCCTACTTTAGCTCTTTTGGCGGCATTTATCAGgttctgtcatttattttaactACTTGGTAACTTGTCTTAGCCTGTTCCACCCTGCATTAACTTGTCAGCTCCACAAAGACAGAGACcgtgtttcatttatctttgtttaccccctaaacacacacacacacacccctgacacaCTACTAGAGAAACTTGAATTGAGATGAATCAGAATGAAACCTAGTCCAAAAATCACTTTCTCAACCCATGGTTATAGATTTTTATAGCTGGAAATCATCTGAGGAAatcatctcattttacaaatgaaaaaaccaaggctcagaggagTGAGGTCACTTGCCCAGTATTTCCAGCTGCCCTTGTACAGTTCTTTGTCTGCACTGCTCTGGGGACCCCACTTGCAGCCTTTTCATAGGCAGCTCTATTTTCatgcctcctcttccttcctggatATAAATGTCTTAACCTTGACACATTGCTTTCCAGGTGATTTTAGTTCATCATTTTGGTACTGGAAATGTAGATTGGGAGTGGAAGACTAATTTGAGCAAATTTGTAGTTATGCTGCCTGAATGAACACTAGGTGGCAACACTGCACACAGACTCCAATTGAGGTTTGAACAGTGGAACTTTATGTTTAACGCTGGAAGGAACCTTAGACACCATCCAGTTCAACCCTTGTTTTTGCAGGGAAAAAACAAGAACCAGAGACAGGAGTGACTTGCCCAATAATTATTGAGTGGCAAGTGAGTCATCAGCTTTATTGGCACAAAAGCATTGACTCTAAAATTGTGAAGTAAGttactgtatgtatgtatgggaCTCTAATTGCCAGATGATGATCTAATGTGAGTACTGTTTTGTGTGTTTAGATCAAATGATGCTGTTTGGAATAATTTCCCGGCAGTTACGTGGCTTAAAGAAACTCCCATGGTCATGTGACTCCAGATACTTCTGGGGCTGGTTGAATGCAGTGTTTAATAAGTAAGTTACTAACTAAAGTGAAGAAATGTGGGGGTTGTTACAGCTAGATGAGTTCCCAGTAGCTAGTTGGgttatttcttgtatttcaaatgtttttgaaCGATGTGTGCGGTAAGAGCCTAATTTTGTTTGCGAACAACCAAAAGATATGTACAAACATAGGAAAAAGACCAGAAAAATAGATTACAGAATATGAACTGTGGCTGTCTGGGTTGCAGGattttggtgatttttatttgtctttttgatgcctttcaagttttctttttttttttttggcagaggaGGGAGGTGGCTGACTGGAATGGagaaccaaacccttgatcttagtATTACAGggccatgctttaaccaactgagctaactggccagccctcaagttttctaaagtgaatctttattacttttataatcagcaAACTTAGTAAATAAGGGCTAGCCAGTTAactcggttagagtgtggtattgataacatcaaggtccaaggtttagatccctgtactggacagctgccaaaaataataataaaaacttagtaagtgtaatttttaaatatttaattctatgACTTCTTAAGGAATGTAGTTAGCCTTTTGAATACTATCAAGggaacttaaatttttaaaaaaattagtgggTGGCATGCTTAGAAATATCATTTTGAAACTGAtgacactaacctcctcattgCTTAAGATAGCATTATGATCACTAACTAGAGAAAAAGGCatatgtagaaattaataaatatcacTTAATAAGATTAATTTGAACATGGGCTCAAAATTATTCCCTCTTTAAtcttttatctttaataaaagTGTTAACCATCTGTGgtcattcattcaatacatagTGACTGAGTGTCTCTGGTGTCAGGTACTGTGCTACATATGAATCAATGAAGACTCATGTCTGCTTGATAAATTCATGTAAAAGTAATATGCTTTGACACAGTTCACTTggtaacaaaaaacaaagcaaagaagtTGGCAGATAGAACTatagtatttttttcatgaattttttcaaTTATCTCCCTCCTCAgtcatttgaaatgaaaattgtTGCTGTATTGTGTTTATGTCAGTGAATACAGTTAAGAAACTAGTGATTAGAGTAGAAGCAAATTGCTTTTGTTCTCTTGCCAACAGAGTGGATCATGAACGAATCAGGGATGTTGGCCCCGACAGGGCAGCATCTGAGTGGCTGCTGCGCTGTGGGGCTTTGGTGCGCTACCATGGCCAGGAGAGGTGGCAGAAGGACTACAACCACCTCCCAACAGGCCCTCTGGACAAATACAAGATTCAAGCAATCGATGCCACTGACTCTTGTATCATGAGTATTGGACTTGATTACATGGGTAACTACCCTATGATTTTGCTTATAGGAAATGCAGGTGATTTACAGTGACCATTTTATTGTAGTTGACTATTATAGTGATAGGTATGTCCTTTTTGCCCATTTCAGTACAGTCAGGTTTGTTTCTTTCTGTGttggatatttattttcaaattaagtaGAGGTTACAAacatctttctcttctccctcccctcattACA
This region includes:
- the DMAC2L gene encoding ATP synthase subunit s, mitochondrial isoform X3, with the translated sequence MMLFGIISRQLRGLKKLPWSCDSRYFWGWLNAVFNKVDHERIRDVGPDRAASEWLLRCGALVRYHGQERWQKDYNHLPTGPLDKYKIQAIDATDSCIMSIGLDYMEGLEHVEKIRLCKCHYIEDNCLQRLSQLEKLQKSILEMEIISCGNVTDKGIIALCHLRNLKYLLLRDLPGIKEKENLVQTFKTALPSLELKLHLK
- the DMAC2L gene encoding ATP synthase subunit s, mitochondrial isoform X4; translated protein: MSGRDYDQMMLFGIISRQLRGLKKLPWSCDSRYFWGWLNAVFNKVDHERIRDVGPDRAASEWLLRCGALVRYHGQERWQKDYNHLPTGPLDKYKIQAIDATDSCIMSIGLDYMETSSICC
- the DMAC2L gene encoding ATP synthase subunit s, mitochondrial isoform X2, producing MSGRDYDQMMLFGIISRQLRGLKKLPWSCDSRYFWGWLNAVFNKVDHERIRDVGPDRAASEWLLRCGALVRYHGQERWQKDYNHLPTGPLDKYKIQAIDATDSCIMSIGLDYMGLEHVEKIRLCKCHYIEDNCLQRLSQLEKLQKSILEMEIISCGNVTDKGIIALCHLRNLKYLLLRDLPGIKEKENLVQTFKTALPSLELKLHLK
- the DMAC2L gene encoding ATP synthase subunit s, mitochondrial isoform X1; the protein is MSGRDYDQMMLFGIISRQLRGLKKLPWSCDSRYFWGWLNAVFNKVDHERIRDVGPDRAASEWLLRCGALVRYHGQERWQKDYNHLPTGPLDKYKIQAIDATDSCIMSIGLDYMEGLEHVEKIRLCKCHYIEDNCLQRLSQLEKLQKSILEMEIISCGNVTDKGIIALCHLRNLKYLLLRDLPGIKEKENLVQTFKTALPSLELKLHLK